Proteins encoded in a region of the Puniceibacterium sp. IMCC21224 genome:
- a CDS encoding nucleoside triphosphate pyrophosphatase: protein MKLILGSGSPRRRELLAQLGVVADDIRPPDIDEDPHKGELPRPYCIRIAAEKTRAVVADKDDIVLSADTTVALGRRILGKPRDAGEASQFLLALSGRRHRVITAVAVRCGERLWQRDVVTAVKMKPLSDEELNAYLATNDWQGKAGGYGIQGPAGALIPWISGSFTAVVGLPLAETAHLLRAAGYPLWKERP from the coding sequence ATGAAACTGATCCTTGGATCCGGCAGCCCGCGCAGGCGGGAGCTGCTTGCGCAGCTTGGTGTGGTGGCGGATGATATTCGCCCGCCCGACATCGACGAAGATCCGCACAAGGGCGAACTGCCGCGCCCCTATTGCATCCGCATAGCGGCTGAAAAAACCCGCGCCGTGGTGGCGGACAAGGATGATATCGTCCTGTCAGCTGATACCACGGTGGCGCTGGGTCGCCGCATTCTGGGCAAACCGCGCGACGCGGGCGAGGCATCACAGTTTCTTTTGGCGCTCTCGGGGCGCCGTCACCGGGTGATAACGGCGGTGGCGGTGCGGTGCGGTGAACGGCTCTGGCAGCGCGATGTAGTGACGGCTGTCAAGATGAAGCCGCTGTCGGACGAAGAATTGAACGCCTATCTTGCCACCAATGATTGGCAGGGCAAGGCCGGCGGATATGGTATTCAGGGGCCTGCGGGCGCCCTGATTCCGTGGATCTCGGGCAGCTTTACTGCTGTTGTCGGTCTGCCGCTGGCTGAAACTGCGCATCTGCTGCGGGCGGCGGGCTATCCGCTCTGGAAGGAAAGACCATGA
- the infA gene encoding translation initiation factor IF-1, with protein sequence MAKEDTLEFPGVVKELLPNATFRVELENGHEIIAHTAGKMRKNRIRVLAGDKVQVEMTPYDLTKGRINYRFK encoded by the coding sequence ATGGCCAAGGAAGATACGCTCGAATTTCCCGGTGTCGTCAAGGAACTCCTGCCGAATGCGACGTTCCGGGTCGAGCTTGAAAACGGCCATGAGATCATCGCACATACGGCAGGAAAGATGCGCAAGAACCGCATCCGTGTCCTCGCAGGCGACAAAGTACAGGTCGAAATGACCCCCTACGATCTGACCAAGGGTCGGATCAATTACCGCTTTAAGTAA
- a CDS encoding carbon-nitrogen hydrolase family protein: MKIATAAYPMDILPDWAAYAQKIESWVAKAAGQGADLLVFPEYGAMELATLAGLDVAANLEASLHAVSDRVVDADALHAALAQTYGVHILAASAPVFDPAIGPRPVNRARFFTPTGQRAQQDKQIMTRFEREVWGVVAGGPLSLFDTTLGRIGILICYDSEYPLLARALMQADLILVPSCTEALTGYWRVRIGSMARALEQQCVTVMSSTVGPAAWSEAVDTNTGMGGIFGPPDVGFPATGVLAEGVLNQSGWTYANVDPAHIAQVRADGVVLNRLHWDDQSGRDAAAPVVDIR; this comes from the coding sequence ATGAAAATCGCCACTGCTGCATACCCGATGGATATCCTGCCCGATTGGGCCGCTTACGCGCAAAAGATCGAATCCTGGGTCGCCAAAGCCGCGGGGCAGGGCGCGGACCTGCTGGTGTTTCCTGAATATGGCGCGATGGAGCTGGCAACACTCGCCGGTTTGGACGTGGCCGCGAACCTCGAAGCATCGCTGCATGCGGTGTCTGATCGCGTGGTTGATGCCGATGCGCTCCATGCTGCGCTGGCACAGACCTACGGCGTGCATATCCTGGCGGCGTCGGCTCCGGTGTTTGACCCGGCCATTGGTCCGCGCCCGGTTAACCGCGCCCGGTTCTTTACGCCAACGGGCCAAAGGGCGCAGCAGGACAAGCAGATCATGACACGGTTTGAACGCGAGGTCTGGGGCGTCGTGGCCGGTGGGCCGCTATCTCTGTTCGACACGACGTTGGGCCGGATCGGTATTCTGATCTGTTATGACAGCGAATATCCCCTTTTGGCACGGGCGCTTATGCAGGCTGACCTGATCCTCGTACCGTCCTGCACCGAGGCGCTGACCGGCTACTGGCGGGTGCGCATCGGGTCGATGGCGCGGGCGCTGGAACAGCAATGTGTGACGGTCATGTCGTCGACCGTTGGCCCTGCGGCGTGGTCCGAAGCGGTGGACACCAACACCGGCATGGGCGGCATCTTTGGCCCGCCCGATGTGGGCTTCCCGGCGACAGGTGTGCTGGCCGAGGGGGTGCTGAATCAATCTGGATGGACCTATGCCAATGTCGACCCGGCCCACATCGCGCAGGTGCGCGCCGATGGCGTTGTGTTGAACCGGCTGCACTGGGATGATCAGTCCGGGCGTGATGCCGCTGCGCCTGTTGTGGATATACGCTGA
- a CDS encoding GNAT family N-acetyltransferase, producing the protein MRVEVLTGAALVAALDDVARLRIAVFRVWPYLYDGDLDYERGYLQTYRDAVRSVVVGAFDGERLVGASTGAPLEDHASDFGAAFDGSGLALGDVFYCAESVLLPDYRGRGIGHRFFDLREAHAKALGREQVAFCSVMRPADHPMQPKGYQPLDAFWRKRGYAPLSGAVAQFHWKDLGEAEETAKPLQFWIRSLGD; encoded by the coding sequence ATGCGGGTCGAGGTGCTGACCGGTGCGGCACTGGTCGCGGCGCTGGACGATGTGGCGCGGCTGCGTATCGCGGTGTTCCGGGTGTGGCCATACCTATACGATGGTGATCTGGACTATGAACGTGGCTATTTGCAGACCTACCGCGACGCGGTTCGGTCGGTTGTTGTGGGGGCCTTTGATGGCGAGCGTCTGGTCGGCGCCTCGACCGGCGCGCCATTAGAGGATCACGCCAGTGATTTTGGCGCGGCTTTTGATGGCAGCGGCCTTGCGCTGGGGGATGTGTTCTATTGTGCCGAATCGGTGCTGCTCCCCGACTACCGCGGACGGGGCATTGGCCACCGGTTCTTTGATCTGCGTGAGGCGCATGCCAAGGCATTGGGCCGCGAACAGGTGGCGTTTTGTAGTGTGATGCGCCCGGCGGACCATCCAATGCAGCCCAAGGGGTATCAGCCGCTGGATGCATTCTGGCGTAAACGTGGCTATGCGCCGCTGTCCGGTGCGGTCGCACAGTTCCACTGGAAAGATCTCGGCGAGGCGGAAGAAACCGCCAAACCCTTGCAGTTCTGGATTCGTTCTCTCGGCGATTAA
- a CDS encoding ketosteroid isomerase-related protein → MSKAVLERYFDAFNRKDRAGMLDCLADDVAHYVNEGQVRMGRAAFSEFCDHMDRCYDEKLTEMVLFEAEDGARGAAEFMVNGTYLETDSGLPEARGQTYRLPAGSFFSLDGGKIIRVVTYYNLADWIRQVS, encoded by the coding sequence ATGTCCAAGGCCGTATTGGAACGCTATTTCGACGCCTTCAACCGCAAGGATCGCGCAGGTATGCTGGATTGTCTGGCAGATGATGTGGCGCATTACGTTAACGAAGGGCAGGTGCGCATGGGCCGCGCCGCATTCAGCGAATTCTGCGACCACATGGATCGCTGCTATGACGAGAAACTGACCGAAATGGTGTTGTTCGAGGCCGAGGATGGCGCGCGCGGCGCGGCAGAATTCATGGTCAACGGCACCTATCTTGAGACCGATTCCGGGCTGCCAGAGGCGCGGGGCCAAACCTATCGGCTGCCGGCTGGGTCGTTCTTTTCGCTCGACGGCGGCAAGATCATCCGCGTGGTGACGTATTACAACCTCGCTGATTGGATCAGGCAGGTCTCGTGA
- a CDS encoding low molecular weight phosphatase family protein has product MAEGIMKQLYGQDAYVQSVGVLNDLDIDGFAISVCNEIGVELSRHRARSFEDLEQYGEALSGFDLVVALSPASQRQALELTRFFHLSVEYWPIMDPTGLGETRESKLNAYRQTRDQLYEQLKGKWGT; this is encoded by the coding sequence ATGGCCGAGGGGATCATGAAACAGCTCTATGGTCAGGACGCTTACGTGCAATCGGTTGGGGTGCTCAACGATCTGGATATCGACGGGTTCGCCATTTCCGTCTGCAATGAAATCGGTGTTGAGTTGTCGCGTCATCGCGCCCGCAGTTTCGAGGATCTTGAACAATACGGTGAGGCGCTGTCGGGCTTTGACCTTGTGGTGGCGCTGTCCCCGGCATCGCAACGTCAGGCGTTGGAGCTCACGCGGTTTTTCCATCTCAGCGTGGAATATTGGCCGATCATGGACCCCACCGGGCTGGGCGAGACCCGCGAATCCAAGCTGAACGCTTATCGCCAGACGCGCGATCAACTTTACGAACAACTCAAGGGAAAGTGGGGGACCTGA
- a CDS encoding UPF0262 family protein, whose translation MSRIAHIELDDANLPPPTPEIEQERRVAMFDLMEENSFTLPARDDRVVPDGPYRVGLSIREKRLVFDVSTEAHEKAAEFHLSLSPFRQVVKDYFQICKSYFDAVKTLPPSQIETIDMARRGIHNEGARILEERLEGKAEIDADTARRLFTLVCVLHFGG comes from the coding sequence ATGAGCCGCATAGCGCATATCGAACTGGACGACGCCAACCTGCCGCCGCCCACACCCGAGATCGAACAGGAACGCCGCGTGGCGATGTTCGACCTGATGGAAGAGAATTCGTTCACCCTGCCGGCGCGCGATGATCGCGTGGTGCCTGACGGTCCCTACCGTGTCGGCCTGTCGATCCGCGAGAAACGTCTGGTGTTCGACGTTAGCACCGAAGCGCATGAAAAGGCGGCAGAATTTCACCTATCTTTGTCGCCGTTCCGACAAGTGGTCAAGGATTACTTTCAGATCTGCAAAAGCTATTTTGACGCGGTCAAAACGCTGCCGCCCAGTCAGATTGAAACCATCGATATGGCGCGGCGCGGCATCCACAATGAGGGCGCTCGCATCTTGGAAGAACGTCTTGAGGGCAAGGCCGAGATTGACGCTGACACGGCGCGGCGGCTGTTCACCCTGGTATGCGTTCTGCATTTCGGGGGCTGA
- the hisD gene encoding histidinol dehydrogenase, with product MPVFLDHDQPNFEQAFGHLLGAKREDSPDVDDIVAGIIADVRARGDQAVIELTAKFDRLALEPGKLAFSQQEIDDECARVGPEDRAALELAAGRIRAYHARQIPQDDEWTDAAGATLGWRWTPVAAAGLYVPGGLASYPSSVLMNAIPAKVAGVPRLCITVPTPDGVVNPLVLLAARIAGVDEIYRIGGAQAIAALAYGTETIASVDKITGPGNAFVAAAKRRVFGKVGIDMIAGPSEILVIADADNDPDWIALDLLSQAEHDESAQSILITTDAQFGRDVTQAVEQRLQTLERRAIAGASWRDFGAVIVVRDLVQAAALSDRIAPEHLELCVADPDALSAQITHAGAIFLGQWTPEAIGDYVGGPNHVLPTARSARFSSGLSVLDFVKRTTLARMTPRALREIGPAAERLATSESLEAHGLSVTARLNRLND from the coding sequence ATGCCTGTGTTCCTAGACCACGATCAACCCAATTTCGAGCAGGCCTTTGGTCATCTGCTGGGGGCCAAACGCGAAGACAGTCCCGACGTCGATGATATTGTCGCCGGGATCATCGCGGATGTCCGGGCGCGCGGCGATCAGGCGGTGATTGAGCTGACGGCGAAATTCGACCGACTCGCGCTGGAGCCGGGCAAGCTGGCGTTTTCTCAGCAAGAGATCGACGACGAATGCGCCAGGGTTGGCCCCGAGGATCGGGCCGCCCTTGAACTGGCTGCCGGGCGTATCCGCGCCTATCATGCCCGTCAGATACCGCAGGATGATGAATGGACTGATGCGGCGGGCGCGACGCTGGGCTGGCGCTGGACGCCTGTGGCGGCGGCGGGGCTCTATGTGCCTGGCGGATTGGCAAGCTATCCGTCCTCAGTCCTGATGAACGCAATCCCGGCCAAGGTGGCCGGTGTGCCGCGTTTGTGTATCACCGTGCCGACCCCCGACGGGGTGGTGAATCCGCTGGTGTTGCTGGCGGCGCGGATTGCCGGGGTGGATGAAATCTATCGCATCGGCGGGGCGCAGGCGATTGCCGCGTTGGCCTATGGCACCGAGACCATTGCGTCGGTGGACAAGATCACCGGACCCGGCAACGCCTTTGTGGCTGCCGCGAAACGGCGGGTGTTCGGCAAGGTCGGGATCGACATGATTGCGGGTCCATCCGAAATTCTGGTGATCGCCGATGCGGACAACGATCCCGATTGGATCGCACTCGATCTGCTGAGCCAGGCCGAACATGACGAAAGCGCGCAGTCGATCCTGATCACCACCGATGCACAATTTGGCCGGGATGTGACGCAGGCGGTGGAACAGCGTCTGCAAACGCTGGAGCGCCGCGCCATCGCCGGGGCCAGCTGGCGCGATTTCGGCGCTGTGATCGTGGTGCGTGATCTGGTGCAGGCCGCGGCACTGTCGGATAGAATTGCGCCCGAGCATCTGGAATTGTGTGTCGCGGACCCCGATGCCCTGAGTGCACAAATCACCCACGCCGGCGCAATCTTTCTGGGCCAATGGACCCCCGAGGCGATTGGCGATTACGTCGGTGGCCCGAACCACGTGCTGCCCACCGCCCGCTCGGCACGGTTTTCTAGCGGACTGTCAGTGTTGGATTTTGTCAAACGCACGACTTTGGCCCGCATGACGCCTCGGGCCCTGCGGGAGATTGGCCCCGCAGCCGAACGTCTGGCCACCTCGGAAAGTCTTGAGGCGCACGGGCTAAGCGTGACCGCACGGTTGAACCGGCTGAACGACTGA
- a CDS encoding reductive dehalogenase domain-containing protein → MTLRFFSHKSRPVHMGPYPVERLARRNNLPDLTTVPPMVPLLFDRPADPRSIINAMREHQAMLDAIRDGLVNRVQADAPGDPVERANHLKAFGYFADAAVVGACALPNAARLLKPFVNPDVARLARDLRTRQTKTLASGIDMIMADLKESMEAPPTTIDGHTHALVFLYENPRDPTSAEPGTGWITDAQAHRAGLLAAETAIVIANYLRVLGYDARGHTVSTSDVDLGRLAVAAGLATLEGGVLTHPYIGSRFGLAAVTTTFEIATDLPLKSRDAQPGSAFGLRWRLGRDAPRSALNAIPYAKRRFVDGAHPFETLKRVDTPTTYIDEPRVARVPKRADMFARAQFGDMGKTLQDGAKGGHYVRKAAPSAAQRRALGAFVLLQDGDPAPDRIQIDPQEAAELVKATCYYLGADAVGISRCPDWAWYSHDARGVVINPPHDQAISLIIDQGFETMEGSSGDDWIAVAQSMRAYLRFSLLGGVIARQIRNLGYSAKAHSVMDGEVLQPPLLLLAGLGEVSRIGEVILNPFLGPRLKSGAITTDLPMAHDRPIDFGLQKFCESCNKCARECPSGAITAGPKLMFNGYEIWKSDSQKCATYRITTPGGAMCGRCMKTCPWNLNGLFAEKPFRWAAMNLPAAAPVLARLDDAVGHGGLNPAKKWWWDLEVAQDGGYRPTTQPVNARTLQTGLTLKYENQTLAVYPAPLAPHPYPYPFPMDREAGIAAYRAMIPAVRYKARLAQGDTRNLAHVYSAAGESPVIQVEITKAEVMAEGITKYEFRPVDGGDLPEWQAGAHLDIVVAPEFLRQYSMSGDPADRSSYQIGVLNEQHGKGGSALLHRIFDVGRRVFISHPINHFPLVPDATFSLLMGGGIGITPMIAMAHELHAQGRDFALHYSGRSRTKMGYLDDLAGMDWADKVTLHITDEGGRADMYRLLGEYHPGWHLYTCGAARYMSAVLEAATGAGYPEEARHLEYFSVPDLPDQVNYPFTLRLKRAGRDLAVAADRSAAEVLVEHGYRVDLKCSDGLCGVCKCGLVSGDVEHRDFVLSAAQRAGALILCQSRAAQKDGVIEIDL, encoded by the coding sequence ATGACCCTGCGGTTCTTCTCGCATAAATCCCGTCCGGTTCACATGGGGCCATATCCGGTGGAACGTCTGGCGCGGCGTAACAATCTGCCCGACCTGACGACTGTTCCGCCGATGGTGCCGCTGTTGTTCGACCGTCCCGCCGATCCGCGCTCCATCATCAACGCAATGCGCGAACATCAGGCGATGCTGGACGCGATCCGCGATGGGTTGGTAAATCGGGTTCAGGCCGATGCACCCGGCGACCCGGTCGAGCGTGCCAATCACCTCAAGGCGTTTGGGTATTTCGCTGATGCTGCTGTGGTCGGCGCCTGTGCTCTGCCCAATGCTGCCAGACTGTTGAAACCTTTTGTGAACCCGGATGTTGCGCGGCTCGCGCGGGATCTGCGTACCCGCCAGACCAAGACTTTGGCCTCGGGGATCGACATGATTATGGCCGATCTCAAGGAAAGCATGGAGGCACCGCCCACCACCATCGACGGTCACACCCATGCGCTGGTGTTCCTGTATGAAAACCCGCGCGATCCAACGTCCGCAGAACCGGGCACTGGCTGGATCACCGATGCGCAGGCGCATCGCGCCGGGCTGCTGGCCGCTGAGACGGCGATTGTCATTGCGAATTACCTGCGGGTTCTGGGATATGATGCGCGCGGGCATACCGTGTCCACGTCTGATGTTGATCTGGGTCGGTTGGCGGTCGCGGCGGGGCTGGCCACACTTGAGGGCGGCGTGCTGACCCATCCCTATATCGGCAGCCGCTTTGGCCTGGCGGCGGTGACCACGACGTTTGAAATCGCCACTGATCTGCCACTGAAGTCGCGCGATGCACAGCCGGGATCGGCCTTTGGCCTGCGGTGGCGGTTGGGGCGCGACGCACCCCGTAGCGCGCTGAATGCCATACCCTATGCCAAGCGCCGCTTTGTCGACGGGGCGCATCCGTTCGAGACGCTCAAACGCGTTGACACACCCACCACCTATATTGATGAGCCACGCGTTGCCCGTGTGCCCAAACGCGCCGACATGTTCGCCCGCGCGCAGTTCGGTGACATGGGCAAGACGCTTCAGGATGGTGCCAAAGGCGGGCATTACGTACGCAAGGCCGCGCCTTCGGCGGCGCAGCGGCGCGCGCTTGGGGCATTTGTTCTGCTGCAGGATGGCGACCCGGCACCGGACAGGATTCAGATCGACCCACAGGAGGCGGCGGAACTGGTCAAGGCGACCTGCTATTATCTCGGCGCGGATGCCGTGGGCATTTCACGCTGCCCTGACTGGGCATGGTATTCCCATGATGCGCGCGGTGTGGTGATCAATCCGCCCCACGATCAGGCGATTTCGCTGATCATTGATCAGGGGTTCGAGACAATGGAGGGATCCTCGGGCGATGATTGGATCGCGGTGGCGCAATCCATGCGGGCCTATCTGCGGTTTTCGCTGTTGGGCGGCGTCATTGCGCGGCAAATCCGCAATCTGGGCTACAGTGCCAAGGCGCATTCAGTGATGGACGGCGAAGTGCTGCAACCGCCGCTGCTGCTGCTGGCGGGTCTGGGCGAGGTCAGCCGCATTGGCGAGGTGATCCTGAACCCGTTCCTGGGGCCGCGTCTGAAATCCGGGGCGATCACGACGGACCTGCCGATGGCGCATGACAGGCCCATCGACTTTGGCCTGCAAAAGTTCTGCGAGAGCTGCAATAAATGCGCCCGCGAATGCCCGTCTGGCGCAATCACCGCCGGGCCCAAGCTGATGTTCAATGGCTATGAGATCTGGAAATCCGACAGCCAGAAATGCGCCACTTATCGGATCACCACCCCCGGCGGCGCGATGTGTGGCCGCTGCATGAAGACCTGCCCCTGGAACCTGAATGGGCTGTTCGCTGAAAAACCATTCCGCTGGGCGGCGATGAACCTGCCGGCCGCGGCCCCGGTGCTGGCGCGGCTGGACGATGCGGTCGGGCATGGCGGGCTGAACCCGGCCAAGAAATGGTGGTGGGATCTTGAGGTGGCGCAGGATGGTGGCTACCGCCCCACAACGCAGCCGGTCAACGCGCGCACGCTTCAGACCGGGCTGACGCTGAAATACGAGAACCAGACGTTGGCGGTCTATCCCGCACCGCTGGCACCGCACCCCTATCCGTACCCGTTTCCGATGGACCGCGAGGCCGGGATCGCCGCCTACCGCGCGATGATTCCTGCTGTCCGCTACAAGGCGCGACTGGCACAGGGCGACACCCGGAACCTGGCGCATGTCTATTCCGCCGCAGGCGAAAGCCCTGTCATTCAGGTCGAGATCACTAAGGCCGAGGTCATGGCCGAAGGTATCACCAAATACGAATTCCGACCGGTTGATGGCGGCGATCTGCCGGAATGGCAGGCCGGCGCGCATCTGGATATCGTGGTCGCCCCGGAATTTCTGCGTCAATATTCCATGTCCGGCGATCCGGCAGACCGCAGCAGCTATCAGATTGGCGTTCTGAACGAACAACATGGCAAGGGCGGATCAGCCCTGCTGCACCGAATCTTTGATGTCGGGCGGCGGGTCTTTATCTCACATCCGATCAACCATTTTCCGCTGGTCCCCGATGCGACGTTCAGCCTGCTGATGGGCGGGGGCATCGGTATCACGCCAATGATCGCAATGGCGCATGAATTGCACGCGCAGGGGCGCGATTTCGCCCTGCATTATTCCGGGCGCAGCCGTACGAAGATGGGGTATCTCGACGATCTGGCTGGGATGGATTGGGCCGACAAAGTGACGCTGCACATCACGGACGAAGGCGGGCGCGCCGATATGTACCGGTTGCTTGGCGAATATCATCCCGGCTGGCACCTTTATACCTGTGGTGCTGCGCGCTACATGTCCGCCGTTCTTGAGGCCGCAACCGGCGCTGGCTATCCCGAAGAGGCGCGGCATCTGGAATATTTCTCGGTTCCCGACTTGCCGGATCAGGTGAACTATCCGTTCACGCTGCGGCTCAAACGTGCGGGGCGGGATCTGGCCGTCGCCGCTGACCGGTCAGCGGCCGAGGTGCTGGTCGAACACGGCTATCGCGTCGATCTGAAATGCTCTGACGGGCTGTGCGGCGTGTGCAAATGTGGATTGGTGTCGGGAGATGTCGAACACCGCGACTTTGTTCTGTCGGCGGCGCAGCGCGCCGGGGCGCTGATCCTGTGCCAGAGCCGCGCAGCGCAGAAGGACGGAGTGATCGAGATCGACCTTTGA